In Leptolyngbya sp. SIO1E4, one DNA window encodes the following:
- the fabF gene encoding beta-ketoacyl-ACP synthase II, with the protein MNTPERIVVTGMGAITPIGLSVNDFWKAMMRGESGAAPITHFDASPFKTHFACEVKGFDPLNYIERKLSARLDPFCRYALAAAQQAIEDAELHPADRAQTARDRMGVVFGSGIGGLQVLEKQAQVLAKKGPNSLSPFMIPMMIGNMAAGMIAMQYGLKGPNHGVVSACTTGNDAVRDAVLLLRQGYADVMVCGGSEAPITPLGVGGFAAMRALSTRNDDPQTASRPFDAHRDGFVVGEGAGALILETLSHAQGRGARIYAEVLGFGASADAHHYAAPDPSGAGVILALQRALQDAQISPEAVDTINMHATSTPLGDVAESNAIKQVFGAHAHQMKLSATKSMTGHLLGAAGAIEAIASILAIQYSVIPPTINVETVDADCDLDYTIGDPHAMEVAVALSNAFGFGGHNTTLVFRRFPPET; encoded by the coding sequence ATGAATACTCCAGAACGCATCGTGGTTACTGGCATGGGGGCAATTACCCCGATTGGTCTTTCTGTGAATGACTTTTGGAAAGCAATGATGCGTGGAGAGAGTGGGGCAGCCCCAATTACCCACTTTGATGCCAGCCCTTTTAAGACCCACTTTGCCTGCGAGGTCAAAGGCTTTGACCCCTTGAACTATATAGAGCGCAAGCTGTCGGCACGGCTGGATCCGTTTTGTCGTTATGCCCTGGCAGCAGCTCAACAGGCCATTGAGGATGCTGAATTGCACCCGGCTGACCGTGCCCAGACAGCGCGCGATCGCATGGGGGTGGTCTTTGGCTCAGGCATTGGTGGGCTGCAGGTGCTGGAAAAACAAGCCCAAGTGCTGGCAAAGAAGGGCCCCAATTCCCTGTCGCCCTTCATGATTCCGATGATGATTGGCAATATGGCCGCCGGGATGATTGCCATGCAATATGGGCTCAAGGGCCCTAATCACGGAGTTGTTTCTGCCTGCACCACGGGCAATGATGCTGTCCGGGATGCCGTCCTGTTGCTGCGGCAGGGTTATGCCGATGTCATGGTATGTGGTGGCAGCGAAGCCCCTATTACACCGCTGGGCGTGGGCGGATTCGCGGCCATGCGGGCACTTTCGACCCGCAATGACGACCCGCAAACCGCCAGTCGCCCCTTTGATGCCCATCGAGACGGATTTGTGGTGGGTGAGGGGGCCGGAGCCTTGATTTTGGAAACCCTGAGCCATGCCCAAGGGCGGGGAGCCAGAATTTATGCCGAAGTTTTAGGGTTTGGGGCCTCTGCCGATGCCCATCACTATGCCGCACCAGATCCCTCCGGCGCGGGGGTGATTCTGGCCCTGCAACGGGCCCTGCAAGATGCCCAAATCTCTCCTGAAGCGGTGGACACCATTAACATGCACGCAACCTCAACCCCCTTGGGAGATGTGGCCGAGTCTAATGCGATCAAGCAGGTGTTTGGCGCTCACGCCCACCAGATGAAACTGTCTGCCACCAAAAGCATGACCGGACACCTGCTGGGGGCTGCCGGAGCAATTGAGGCGATCGCCTCAATTCTGGCGATTCAATACAGCGTGATCCCCCCCACGATTAATGTGGAAACCGTGGATGCTGATTGCGATCTCGACTATACGATCGGAGACCCCCATGCCATGGAAGTAGCTGTGGCGTTATCCAACGCCTTTGGATTTGGAGGCCATAATACGACCCTCGTTTTCCGACGATTTCCACCCGAGACTTAG